One Bufo gargarizans isolate SCDJY-AF-19 chromosome 3, ASM1485885v1, whole genome shotgun sequence DNA segment encodes these proteins:
- the DDX23 gene encoding probable ATP-dependent RNA helicase DDX23, translated as MAGELTDKRDRDGSPSKDRKRSRSRSGERDRDRKSSPSKDRKRHRSRERRRSRSRSRSRSKSNDRDRRQKDRKKDGGREKDTHRRDKDKKRSRSPSPSRTKDQKVKKDIKKETEEDAQEKKTKAQPLSLEELLAKKKKEEEAESKPKFLSKAEREAEAIKRRQLEVEDRQKLIEEERKKRKQFQDLGRRMMEDPQERERRERRERMDRENNGNEEDEGRLKVREEKDKTKELQAIKERYLGGIKKRRRTRHLNDRKFVFEWDASEDTSIDYNPLYKERHHVQLLGRGFIAGIDLKQQKREQSRFYGDLMEKRRTLEEKEQEEVRLRKVRKKEAKQRWDDRHWSQKKLDEMTDRDWRIFREDYSITTKGGKIPNPIRSWIDSSLPPHILEVIDKCGYKEPTPIQRQAIPIGLQNRDIIGVAETGSGKTAAFLIPLLVWITTLPKIDRIEESDQGPYAIILAPTRELAQQIEEETIKFGKPLGIRTVAVIGGISREDQGFRLRMGCEIVIATPGRLIDVLENRYLVLSRCTYVVLDEADRMIDMGFEPDVQKILEHVPVTNQKPDTDEAEDPEKMIANFESGKHKYRQTVMFTATMPPAVERLARSYLRRPAVVYIGSAGKPHERVEQKVFLMSEGEKRKKLLAILEKGFDPPIIIFVNQKKGCDVLAKSLEKMGYNACTLHGGKGQEQREFALSNLKAGAKDILVATDVAGRGIDIHDVSMVVNYDMAKNIEDYIHRIGRTGRAGKSGVAITFLTREDSSVFYDLKQAILESPVSACPPELANHPDAQHKPGTILTKKRREETIFA; from the exons ATGGCTGGGGAGCTGACTGACAAACGTGATCGGGATGGGTCTCCATCAAAGGATCGCAAGCGCTCCAGGTCTCGGTCTGGTGAGCGAGACCGTGACCGAAAATCTTCTCCATCAAAGGACAGGAAGAGACATCGTTCTAGGGAAAGGAGGCGATCTCGCAGCCGTTCCCGTTCTCGATCTAAATCTAATGATAG GGATAGAAGGCAAAAAGATAGGAAGAAAGATGGAGGTCGAGAGAAGGATACCCACCGCCGTGACAAAGACAAAAAACGATCCAG AAGTCCCTCACCCAGCCGCACCAAAGACCAAAAggtgaaaaaagacataaaaaaggAAACGGAGGAAGATGCACAAGAAAAGAAAACTAAG GCGCAGCCCCTTTCTCTGGAAGAGCTGTTGGCTaagaagaaaaaagaggaggaggcagagtctAAG CCAAAATTCCTGTCCAAAGCGGAACGGGAGGCTGAAGCCATCAAACGCAGGCAACTGGAGGTGGAAGATCGACAAAAGCTAATAGAAgaagaaaggaagaaaagaaagcaGTTTCAGGATCTTGGAAGGAGGATGATGG AGGATCCTCAGGAAAGGGAGAGACGAGAGCGGAGAGAGAGAATGGACCGGGAAAATAATGGCAATGAAGAGGATGAGGGAAGGCTGAAAGTCAGAGAAGAGAAGGATAAGACCAAGGAACTTCAGGCTATAAAG GAACGTTACCTTGGAGGTATAAAAAAGAGAAGACGCACTCGGCATTTGAATGACAGAAAGTTTGTGTTTGAATGGGATGCATCAGAGGACACGTCTATTGATTACAACCCTCT GTATAAAGAGCGACATCATGTTCAGCTTCTTGGCCGTGGCTTTATTGCAGGTATAGATCTTAAACAACAGAAGCGTGAACAGTCCCGCTTTTATGGTGACCTTATGGAAAAGAGGAGGACTTTGGAGGAGAAGGAACAAGAGGA GGTGCGGCTGCGTAAGGTGAGGAAGAAGGAAGCTAAGCAGCGGTGGGATGATAGACACTGGTCTCAGAAGAAGCTTGATGAAATGACCGACAGAGACTGGCGTATCTTCAGAGAGGATTACAGCATCACCACCAAGGGTGGCAAAATCCCCAACCCCATCCGCTCCTGGATTGATTCCTCCTTACCACCACATATTCTGGAGGTTATTGACAAGTGTGGCTACAAG GAGCCCACCCCTATTCAGAGACAAGCCATTCCTATCGGTCTACAGAATCGTGACATCAttggtgtggctgagactggCAGTGGTAAAACTGCTGCCTTCCTCATTCCGCTCTTGGTCTGGATCACAACTCTACCCAAGATTGACAG GATTGAGGAGTCTGATCAGGGACCTTATGCAATTATTCTGGCTCCAACCAGAGAATTGGCTCAGCAGATTGAGGAGGAAACAATCAAGTTTGGAAAGCCTTTGGGTATTCGAACTGTAGCTGTCATTGGTGGTATTTCTCGTGAGGACCAGGGATTCCGCTTGCGAATGGGCTGTGAG ATTGTGATTGCCACTCCTGGACGTCTGATCGATGTGCTAGAAAACCGCTACCTAGTCCTGAGTCGATGCACATACGTGGTACTGGATGAAGCTGACCGTATGATTGACATGGGTTTTGAACCAGACGTCCAAAAGATTTTAGAACACGTGCCAGTCACCAATCAGAAGCCTGACACAGATGAGGCAGAAGACCCAGAGAAAATGATTGCCAACTTTGAGTCTGGAAAGCACAAATATAGACAA ACTGTCATGTTTACGGCGACCATGCCTCCGGCTGTGGAGAGGCTGGCCAGGAGCTATCTTCGTCGTCCAGCAGTAGTGTACATTGGCTCTGCTGGTAAGCCTCATGAGAGAGTTGAACAGAAGGTGTTCCTCATGTCTGAAGGAGAGAAGAG GAAGAAACTGCTTGCAATCCTGGAGAAAGGCTTTGATCCACCAATTATTATCTTTGTCAACCAGAAGAAAGGTTGTGATGTACTGGCCAAGTCCCTTGAGAAGATGGGG tACAATGCTTGTACACTACACGGTGGTAAAGGGCAGGAGCAGAGAGAGTTTGCCTTGTCTAATCTTAAGGCTGGAGCTAAAGATATACTGGTAGCTACAGATGTGGCTGGTCGAGGTATCGATATTCATGATGTCTCTATGGTTGTGAACTATGATATGGCTAAAAATATTGAAG ACTATATCCATCGTATTGGTAGAACTGGCAGAGCTGGGAAGAGTGGTGTTGCCATCACGTTCCTCACCAGAGAAGACTCATCTGTGTTCTATGATCTTAAACAAGCCATTCTCGAGAGTCCGGTTTCAGCTTGTCCACCTGAGCTGGCCAACCATCCAGATGCACAGCATAAGCCTGGTACCATCCTCACAAAGAAGAGAAGGGAAGAGACTATCTTTGCTTGA